The DNA sequence GGTTATCAAGAAAAGCAAATCCtgtattttcttattttgcgACGTGGATGCTAGTTGCTGAAACAATGGCTGAACAGgacattttctttgtcataAAGCGATGACAGTAAATTTGGTACTCCACTGAATTGGATTAAGATTGTGAAGGAAAAGTGGTGATACATTCAAACCATTTCCACATctattcaaagtggacagactgcaaatgatagtagttgctaaaaaatatatctgtgtggtaactgttcatcagtaggatgcctaaaatgtgtgcaattccacaattggtttcggctccattaaatcctataccaattgcagaacatttcaggaggagccacccacaatgtgagcacagttacggacaacacatatatatgagtgaggaaaattatgcaaagtaaaattaagacgttatttaacgaactaaatacacacgtcaattaaattaatcaaTAATGCAcgcacacaaaataaaattgcgcgcgcacACGTACCgagatacaactgaaaaaataatctaagcaataaataagtaatgtaaggatacgatggtgcCATTGAAGCTTGGATTGCTTatctcatctcccgcagggttgcaccatacttcatgacgataagaccatgccgagTAAAGAATTTATGTAATGATTTCTAAGTAGATTGGTTACAAAGCCTTGTTGTCTGAGACGTAATGAAAGTCCAcggagtctattcatgaagtcaactttggaagtgcaaattctagcatatctcaccagttgagatatataaacaccgtaAGCTGGATGGGCAAGTTGCAATTCCGACGGGTAAATTACGCTGATATAATTTCCAAAGTCCACATtgttaatactgaataaaTCGTCAGTGTACCGAAAGGTGTTGTTGAACTGGATGGCTTTTGTAATGtcctgtttcattgttttgaccatGAAATCGTACTCGAAGGTATGAAGGAAGAGATCAGCCAACAAAGGTGCACTATTGGTGCCCATTGGTATACCAATAACCTGCCGGAAAACAGAGCTTCCAAAACGAACGTAGATGTTATCGATAAGAAAGTCAATAGCGAGACAAAGCTCTCTACAAGAGAAGGATGTGAACCTCATGGACATCCTATCATTCGTCCAGAAGGTGCGAAAATAATTGGTAGCAATGAAGCTTTTCCCTTTCGTATGAAAAACTCTTTCGAAAAGGTCATGAAGTTGGTTTTTAAGTTGGGCGTGGGGAAGTATAAAGAGTAGAAAAGTCCCAAGTACTCAAATGAGTTAGTGGAAGTTGTTTTTCCTCCAGTGCACGGATAACGTCCAACGAATTATTTATGATCCACATGCTGTTAACACCTGTCCTTTCCCGAATCGTTTTGCAGTAAGCGGTGCAGTGACTGCGGACTAGTTTAAGACACTCAGTAACTAATTTGGAGAGCCTAGTTGTAGTGTATGAACGTGAACCTGCCTATTACCGCCGGATTAGATCAAATTCTCATATTCGATTGATAAATAATAAATGGATTAGATCAAGATCTCAGGTAAAAGCTAGAAGACTAAAACAACCAAAGATAAGAACGGAACAAGAAGCAAAGCAATTTCTTAATTTCGTTAGAATCTGATCTGTAGGGTTGCAGTCAAATTAAGAGTATTATGTTTCAAGAGAATACGTAGAGCATAATTCTCATATTCGATTGTCGACGACTCGATGGCACTCGGTAAATAATAAATGGATTCAGCAAAATCTTGTTTATTTGCCTGTCATTTGTCACGTCACCATTTGTCGACGTTTCGGCCGACTCACGCTTGGCTAACGACCGAGTAATCGATCAAGGACCGATGATGTAATTTAACAATTGACGTCATAATGGGAGTGCCCACCATGACCATTGGTGTTATTGTGCCTGATCGTTGCTGCGCAAGAGAAATCAACCAACCTACGACATATGTTGTAAATGTTATTGctactattattgttactgcgcacgATGAGAAGTACCTTTGAATTTCATTAAGGCTTTCTATTTAAAAGCCTTTCAAGTGCAACATTTCAATTCAGTGCTTTTCGTTCGCGTTTCGTAACCTCAATTGACGGCGTTTAAGAGAcagtaattttttctttccagggAAGTAAGCGGTGTTGTAGATCATCCATTAAAGGCAAAGCTAATCAGATACGAAGATGGAAATGACGGAAAGCAAGTCAAGCAACTCAGAAGTTCAATTTGCGAAAGAGACTGAAAGAAACATGAACTCCATCATGTCTCCTCTAACAAAGAAGTGGTTTCGTGAACAATTTGGCCTTAGCAAAGATAAACGGCCACTCGCAGACTGCGAAAAACCACAGGCCTTGGACACTGCAGCGATGAGATGTCGACGACGCTCCAGTTCATTACCAGATCTCTCAGCGCTGTTAGATGCAGCGAGCCGAAAGAAACATGGCACCCTTCCATCTTTTCCCCGTGGACCAGCGAGAATGGCTAGTATTGAgaatatcacaaaattaaaagggaaaggaaaggaTTTAACTAAGAACGAGCAAAAAAGATGTAGCGACGAGGTAGGGCAAGAAAAGACGCGGGGGAATGAGACTAAAGTGGGATTGATTCAAAAAGTGCGTCGACGTTCTAGATCGGTTCCCGATCTCTCTGATGTGTTAGACAGCGAAACTCGAAGCAGGCATTTTCCATCTAATTCTTGCTCACCGAGGCCAGCTGGAATGTTAAGAAAGAAAGCAGTGCTTTCACCTTGGATCATTCAAGCAAGCTAACTGGTCGGTCGTAGAAGCGTCCAGCTTGAGTAAACATCATTACAATGAATTTTAATACTCAATTTTAAGAACTTATGtttaatcaagtaagctattaatttaatttttgtccaTGGTAGCAATAGGACTGCATTTGGATCTCTTTTAGACGTTTACATTTGCGTTTAGAGGTCGTTACCATCATGAAATGGAACGGACTCAGAAAGGATGAACATGGTTATTTGTGCTACTTCCTTAGAAAAGGTTCTGTTTTTGGCTCTGCCCCGAGACATTCTCTCTACCCCTGGGAACTTTTTTGAGCTTAAAAGGCTTGGAGCTATTGTATACAAAATGCTGTCGTCGTAGTTGTTGGGTATTGAATTATCAACGAGTCATGAATCTTACATTGCTCATTTAAGACCTTTAAATGCATCTGTGAGTGTCAAAAGCACAGTGGGAAACCTTTAACTCTCCTTGGCATCTTGACATTTCATTGCCTTAGGATGCAGTGAGCCCCGGCCCGGACCCCCTCTCATTGTCACTCATTGCATGTCAATCATGATAAGCTGCATCAAATGTTTATACTTTTGACCGCGATGCCCTGGTAGTTGAATATTTTTAATACACATTGGTGATAACAGATATCTTGTTGCTGAAACAGAAATATCATAGCAAACAAAACACGCTCTTGCCAACAATTGTTGTAGTTTTGTGGTTGCCGCAAGGTAAACAACCACATCATAGGGATTATACCAACGCAGCTGGTTGCAGTTAACTTAAGTGGAAATTTCATGATCCCATTTCTGTTTATGCCTGACGATTTTCCTTTGGATAACAAACGGTAAGGAAAGCGTAAATGCAACTGGAGTCGCTATTATATATGTTGATTTCGATTGCGAGCGCTAATGACGCGATTTAAACTCTAGCAAGAGagaaaatattcttttctgattaatttttttatagtaAACAGAAATCAGGTTTGATTGCATTCCGTCAACTCAACACTATTGGGGGCAGTTTGCttcatcaaaaaaagaaagagattaCTTCAGTTTTGGCTAAATTACGACCTGCTGTTATGAGAAAACATTCACGCTTTTGTGATTTACATCACAAAGAACattaatttcttcaaaataaggcattttattattgctttctgcctcaatattttttcttttgtcaaaaagCCTTTTCAACCAAATTGTCTGAGGCCATAGCTCCTCTCCTAGCGAATGGAATGGAATACTTCACCAGTTCACGATATGTCGGGCTCATTCcaataagaaaagaaaaaaaaaagagaatcaTCAAATTGGGTTGATTTGTTCCACGTTCTGTGAAATTATATCTATATAGtgcattaaaacaaatataCATGCGAATACATTTATTTATCTTGTGCCTTTAAAGACGTTGATTTTGGTTATGTTGTTCTCCCTTCAAAAGATAGTTTCTATCAATGTGAGTCCCAACAGTACTCTAGTGTCAGTGGAGAtttgttcatttatttatttattttcttagtgGGTTGAATTTCTATTTTCACTTCTCTATGGGCCATGCCAAGGtgagcaaaggaaaaaacacGGCCATTGTCCTGAATACTTCTTTGTTTAGACGTCATTTTAATCACGCAGTTGCCCGACTACAATCAGTTTGGTGCACGTTCTTTTCAAATGGAATAAATTAAACTTGATAGATGTATTTACATGCAGGTAACATGGAGATTTCAAATTCGTTCTAATTTATATCGTACAATTCTACAAGAATTAAACCTTATATTCAATTTCAACGAATATTTCAATTACTGTGGGTTCGATTGGCTGTACTCTGGAATGGCTTGTTCTAcgaacaatttcttttttcaacgTGATGTGAGAGTTGAAATAAGGATTCAGTCTCaaggacaaaattaaaaatgacaatATAGAGGCCTACATGTAATAATATGAATACAAATCGTTAGGTTAGTGTCAGTTAGAGTTAGAGTGGATGGCGAGAGATGTTTCTGTTAACTTAAAATTATCTAAAGATTTCTTTCCGGCGGAGAAACTGTCTGGGCAGAATATTACTGTCAGGTTGGCAAAGAAAGGGGCATGAAGACATGTTTTTCAGCGAGATGCATAACTTAGAAATGCAgagaaaatttctttgaaggtAAAGCTACATCTTTGCAAGGATTCTCAGATGAACAAGACACAAATTTAAATAGTGTTTTACGGAATTCATCTTGGATCTTCCTCTTGAAATTTTTGCCTCGGTAGCCTCTGATGACTTCAACAAAGCATGTGTTAATCGCCCAAAACACAGGATTTGCGAAGTTCATGACAAGCGCATGCGTGTTCCTGTACCTAAGCAACAAATGTGCGGGCGCATATGTACTGTATGGATGAGATTATGATTACAATTCTTAGCAGTATATACTTTATGCCTCCTCAACGTGGAAATTATAACCAGCAACTCATCCATTGGTATAAttacatttttccattttccgaTATTTCTATTCGTTTACTTCTATTACGCACAAGGTTTACTGACCTATGATGCTTCAATCATAAAGGGCACAAAGATTAACCGCCGGCAGGAGAGAATaacttaaaatatttaattttgtcgTGGGTCATAACTCCTAGATCCCAAAAATTCGTTAACCAcgataaaaaaatttgaaacggcatttcaattaagttttttttttcaaagccgagtaattttcttttctttctccctAAGACAACAATGACAGCGAAACAGATAGAACCAGCACACCAGCTTGTTTCACAGATCGATAGCAAAAATATAGAAATAGAAACATCTTTCAATCAACCAAAGGACAGAAGTCTAAAATCAAGGATGGACAGCGATAGCAGAAGCAGCAAACCATCCCTGACCATTAGCCCGCTCACAAAGAAATGGTTCCGAAAACAGTTTGGTATCCGCAGGAGTGTTTCACATCTCGACGATAGTGGGATATCACTTACCAGTGACAACATTGAAAAATGTCGCCGGCGCTCAAGCTCCTTACCAGATCTCGCCGCCATGCTGGAAGCAGCTGCGAATCTGAAGAGGCATCACTCTTTTACTGCACGATCTTCTCATCCTTCTTAAAAGCCAACAGCAAGAAATGTGTGAAAATAATGTAAGGCTAATTATAACCTTGTGCTTCTGAGTGAAATGAGGAGGTTCATTGGTACTGAAAAACGATTACCCTCCTATCCACTTATTACTGGATTAATTCCATTTTATCCAGGGGACAATCAAAAgcattatgattatttttgttacCGTTATTCTTATGTTTTTTTGACACTTTTGCCGTTGTTTCCGCTACTGTTATTGCTAATGTTGTCTTTGTTGTGCCGAGGCTAAAGCAGCCCGGTCTACTCTTTTGCAGCCCGACTTTGTGAAACCAATATTaactggatttttttttatcttttttattgacaaaattaattgcgCGCTTGCGCAACAAAGATTACCTTTGATAACGCGCCAGCCAACAACAACGAAAACGCGATACCAATTGTTTTTATGGCAAATTGCATTTACTAGACATGGAAGAAAGATAAGTGTAAAACTAACATAATGTATTGTCAAGTTCATATATAACCCTTAGTCTCGATCcctcattttcagttttgatcCATCCCTCTAGGGTGTTATCTGAATCTGGAATGGAGAttgcgcaaaaaaaaattgcctaaTCAGAACGTGTCTAACAAACTCAGCGCCTCTGACTGGTCGGCAACCCGGAGCCGTACCGAGATTTGCGCATGCGAATTGCAAACTCGTAGGAGTAACTATGATCTCATTTTAACACGAACAGTAGCGGATGGCTACATCATGATTATGCTGCATTTTGAAACTTCTCGTTATGGACTTCTGTTGTTGCATAATCAATGGTATTATATTAGCGACGGTAACGGGTAAATATTCTGAAAGTTTGTTGCGCAACATTCTTTAATATGCACATACTGATATGTTACACAGTCTATAATTTCAATTGTACCATAGCAATTCGCTGtagggaatgaaatgaaagtttcTGACTCGCCCTTGACCGTTATGTGAAGACAAGTTGTTGTCAATCTTCATCCAACAATTCCGGTAGGTCCGAGAGCGACAGCGACCGACGCCTAATTCTTCCTTCGTCCAACATCAGATTACCAAAGTGTAATGAACAGTCTCGATGTTGAAATCTAGAATTAGATCCCTTGCTATTTGGGTAAAGCCGATCAaagacattttcttttatatcCTTCAGTTTTACTTGCGCTTTTGATGATAACACGGGCCTTAACAAAAGCCCTCGGTGAGGTGCTTCTCTACCACCAAGGGAGATTTGTGCAGTTGTTAAAGGGCGATACACGATTTGACCGCACTGGTTTGTTACTTGTTCAAGCTTAAATTCAGCTGGTGAGTTTAGAGGCGCAAGCGACTCAGCATTTGACCCGCGGAGCAGAGGTGAACCTTGCTTTCCATACATTTTGTTATTCGGTTGGTGTAGAGATTTTAGGTAAGGGCCATCCCTTGCCACGCTTGACTGATTCGGGTTCCCACTTAAAGACATTGGCGGAGAACTTGAGAATCGCGTTAAGTTCTTTCGACCCGTCAAGGGAGATGCGAGCGGTGAATgcgttttaaattgtttcgGGGATCCTCGTGATGAACGCTCAATCATTGTAGCTGTTTTTCTGACCCTTGGAGGAGTAGCAATGAGGCCTGCTTGATCCAAATGGAGAGTTTGCGGCTTAAGATATTTTTGTAGCCTTGACACCTCGTCTCTGTGCAACACAGTGTTAAACCCAAGTTTCGGAACCGGTGTTCCACTTCTCGAGCCGTTTAGTTGTGATGGAGTCTTGACTAGTTTCCGCCCAAATGAAGGAGACAAACTGTGAATTTCATCTTTCTCGATCTGCAAATTTAGAAGCTTCATATCTCTATCAGCTTCCAAGATTTTTACTGTTTTCTTAAGTTGATGAGTTATTTGCGTGTTTGCGTTGAAAGCGCTGCGCATGGTAGAGCTCAATTCATAGGACGCAAAGTCCCCGAAATTTCCATCCATGGTGCGAATAGGATTGAATTTTACGGGAAGGTAATTTGAACTCACTCACTGCCCGCTTGATCGTGAGTTTTAAATTTCTAAAACACAATCTTTTCTAGTTAAGCAggtgtttttgtcttttgtgtTGTAATTTATCTgttcaaatcatttttgtcaaaggGTGATGTGCGGCAAGCATTTGTAAACTTGTATTAGGTAAACCGAGATTCCTGATTGGTTATGTCACGGTAGTgctaatgagaaaaaaaactttccatTTGTGAGTGATAAAGcttctttttaaaaagtggAACTTTAAAACAGAGTCAAAACTGTTGACAAATAACCAAGGTACAGTATATAGAGAGAAATAATGGGAGACCATTATGTAACACATTTACAAAGGTTCTATTCGTTGAAAGGGTCAGTTTCAGATACTCAGCTATATATGGTTCAGTTTagtacaaaaagaaaaattacacgcaagaaaatttgactcgaaattaaaatacacttttcaattttcaaatagATTGTTTGTCTTATCACCTcagtcaattattttttatgtgtTTTAAAAAGCCTAACACTTAaaattataaagaaaaaaaaaataaaaataaataaaatgcatTGCTCAAATTTGCAACGATACAGTTCATTGATGAAAGGCAGCGCAGCCTAGTGATTGCAGCGCCGGATCTGAAATCTGGCGACCCTGAGTCCAAGTCCTGCTCTGACCACCAGCTGGATTACGTAAccaactggtttgcctccCTTCCGTttttaacctgttaagttcaTTTGCTGTATTCTGTTGCTATTTGTATAGTACATTGACATTAGCCCATGGCTGTCAGATTCTACCTGCTctccaaataaaatattattattgaaaataatatagACTAACAGAATATCAAGTGCTTTGAATTACTCAATGCAAAAACGGTAAAAGCGCGCCACGTATGGGAAGTTTTTGCCATCAGTCTCTAGGGGTATCCGTCTAAAAGTATTGAAACGTAGTGCTTTTAAAGTGATGTAGTGATAAGCCAGTAGACGATTTTCTTCGACCCACGTATAACGCCTAGTTCCCAGTTAGCCTGAGAGCTGAAAtagtggagcactgcaccagcatcgcagaggtcagggttcgaatcaggcctttctcgctactgcttaagtagcgctGAAAGTATCTTGCGCATTTATTTCATTGGTATTGAAATGTGCAACTGCTGGTGGATAAACTACGAAAGTTAAAGTGGTGTTTACACGATACCAAGTTCACTGCGGCTTCTTTTTCTGGCCCTGAATTCGTTTATGTTGCATGATAGCACCAGAAAGCGTAATGACCAGAGCGAGTCCTACAGGCGCGAGTTCACTCCGGTTTCTGTACATTCAAAGAAGTGAGAATTTAACTCCGTTGCGCAATCTAGC is a window from the Acropora palmata chromosome 14, jaAcrPala1.3, whole genome shotgun sequence genome containing:
- the LOC141865691 gene encoding uncharacterized protein LOC141865691, whose product is MDGNFGDFASYELSSTMRSAFNANTQITHQLKKTVKILEADRDMKLLNLQIEKDEIHSLSPSFGRKLVKTPSQLNGSRSGTPVPKLGFNTVLHRDEVSRLQKYLKPQTLHLDQAGLIATPPRVRKTATMIERSSRGSPKQFKTHSPLASPLTGRKNLTRFSSSPPMSLSGNPNQSSVARDGPYLKSLHQPNNKMYGKQGSPLLRGSNAESLAPLNSPAEFKLEQVTNQCGQIVYRPLTTAQISLGGREAPHRGLLLRPVLSSKAQVKLKDIKENVFDRLYPNSKGSNSRFQHRDCSLHFGNLMLDEGRIRRRSLSLSDLPELLDED